The sequence TTATTTATGAAGAATGgatctaattatattaatgtaTTGCcggtttatcttctttttatcttatttatatgttttttaatcTCTAAAATATTAGTTTACTCGATAATATACCATACGATTGTACGTTACTAgaaaatacttattttccttgaTACATTTATGCGCTTTTACTCACAAAATGTAGAAATTGGTCTCTTGCTACTAAATAAGAAAGTAATTCATATTCTTGACAATTTAATATCTTCACTTAACTAAGTAAAAAAAAGGGGCAATTTGGTGCACTAAATCTCTCGCTATGCGTAGGATCTGAAAAAGGGCGCCACCACAAGAGTGTACAATTGTACTCAGCCTTACTTCTCCAACTCTCCTTCACTTAACTATGTcaagttaaaataaagaaattaagttcaaatataatcgtatttaaaaattaatcaataataaaacTTTTATTCTCGTTTTGCTTggacaacaaaaaattatttctgGCTTTCTATTACTCCGCATACAAATTGCTACTATTTAATTTTTACgaacataatttattttattgtctcattaaaaattaattaattaactagAAAGAAGTCCTAAGTAGAATTGATCAATAATAAAACTTTTATTATCGTTTTGCTTGGACAACCAAAAATTGTTTCTGGCTTTCGATTACCCCCACAGCATACAAATCACTACTATTtaattttcacaaacataatttattttattgtctaatttaaaattgatttaattaagtaGGAAGAAGTCCAAAATACTTATACTCAAATCTCAATAGTAAAATTCCATAAATTCTACTTAAAATAATGTCATCTAAATTGCTGGTTCACTACGTTTGCGAAAATCAGTTCACAAGAAGAAATATTCAAACTCCACTCTAGGGTTTATTAGTACTTCTATCTTCTCCTAGATCAATCGCCGCTTTGTTCCTTAAATACTGACAGGAATCGGCAATCATGAACTGTGAAGTTTGCCAGCTCAAAGAACTTGTAAGTCTACCACCGCGTAACTCTGTTCACAAGGCTAGGACAAATGAGAAGAACCACCAAGTATTTGATTTATGTGAATATGAGCTGTGTGTTTCCTTTTttttgggcttgattatagttTAATTCCTTGCTAATTTTGTTGTTGAAGGATGTGGAGCACTTTGAGATACGAGAAATCCTTCGATGTAAGTTCACTTCCTTAAATCGGCGATGAGTATGTATTTAAAAGCTCGAAGAAACTTAAGAATATAGCTGCATCAATAAACATATGCACacgatccgtttaaattttttgatttgtttatgctCTTATTTATGTGCAATTAGGACTATAGGATGGAATATGGATAAACATTGATCAACTTCCAGCTCATAGGTTATTATTTGACTTGTTTGACCAAGTTTTGTGTATGATCCCATGCTTATTTGTTTGATCTCAGCATTGGCCTGTGTTGGGTAGTTTTGCTGTCTCATCCAGAATTGAATAAGAAATTCCTctctaaaaagaaaattttaaactgCACATTGGTTTAGATGGTTCTCGCATGTAAGGAGGAGATGTACGGATGCGTCAGTGCGAAGGTGAGTGCAAAGGTGTAAGAGGTTGACTATGGATGGTTACAAGAGAAGCaaaggtaggccgaagaagtattgaGGAGATGTGGTTAGACAGGACATGTCGTAGCcccagcttactgaggacatgaccttcGATAGAAGTTTATGGAGGACACGAATACGGATAGAGGGTTAGTTATATAGTTGAGAGTTGTTTCACTTAGTCTTTCATACTAGTGGTCACAGCACTACCCTGGGAGTTTCTTGGTATTCCATTTCTGTTACTATTTACTGATTCTTGCACTTTGATTATCGTACTACTTGGTGGTAGTGATTGTCTCGTTTTTAGTTGCTTTGTCATGCTTTCTTTAGCATTTTTGTCTTTGTTTCTTCACACCTGTTGTTTTCTTCGAACTGATGTGTAATGATTTTACTTGAACCGAGGGTCTATCCTGAACAGCCTCTCTATCttgtaggggtaaggtttgcgtacGCACTACCCTCCCAGACCCACCATGTGCGATTACATTGGGTATGCTGCTGTTGTACTACATTGGTTGTGTCCTGTAGTcaatgagatttttctttttgatatggAAGCATTGGATGGTAGAAAATCATGACAGTAGATATCCTCATATTTGGTTTCCAAATAACACCTGTTAAaacttttatcaaaaaaataacacCTAGTAAACGCTGAACTATGAAAATCACATACCAGAGTTGACTTACATAAGATCTTTAAATGTACATGATACATATTTCAGCCTAGAGGTTTTTGCTTATGTTGATGAATAACTGAACTGCTTATTCACATGGCACACTATTCATTTGTTCTAAGGCACGATGTTCTCTGGAAACTCTATCGACTGTGGTTTTGACATTCCTCCTTCTGTTCTTTAGGTTGTTTACTGTTTTGAGGTCAGTTTCTCAAAGATTTCATCATTCAGTGATCGCAAGCTGAGAGTTCCTAAAAATTTTGACTGTAGTTTGATTCACTGTGAAGCTGTATCCTAAACAATTGAAAGGTCAATTGCAGGTATTTTACATACAATTATGTTCCACAGAGCATTAGGTCTGCTGCGGCCGAAGGATGTTGATTTGGAACTTTTTGACATTACATATGTAAGTAATAAATTCTTGTACTATTAGGTTGGTAGGCTGGctctttttctcattttgtttTTAAATACGTGTGCtgtgtgtaaaaaaaaaaatggagtagAGTATTGTGGTAGAGTACTCTTGATTGTTCAAAGACGACACATGAGATGTGGATATGGCatcattaattttgaaaaaggagTGGACGACAAGTCAACAATTATGCTCTTTTATTAGAAgctaacatatttttaaaattttagagaaGGTGAAGTAATGGTCAAACAGTGAAAGACATTTATAATGACACATTAGACTCGAGGGAAGTCACTGTATATTTAGAAGCAAAAGTGAGGTCCTATAAAATTATGTTAGTCTAGAGGAGAGGTTGGTATCAtgtctttgtttttttttctcctttcccTGTTTTGGAGGATTTTATATGGTGGTGCAATATGTTGCTGATAGTTGTTCTTTGATCAGTATAAGTtgctgatgtttattattttatggtAATACTTTTGGTTTATTGTTCTTTTTTGTTATGTTATGTAGACAGAGTGTGGTGATGTGGAGGttgaaaagaaaattgaagagaaGATTACCCAATTCATTGATAGGGTTGAGAAGCACCCTAACAGGAAAAATCAGGTTAGGGGTTGCAGTTCGTTTCTGCTGGTGAAGATCACTGTTTTGGCCAATGGCCATTCACATTCGTACATTATAATTCTGCTCAATGTTTACATGCTTTAATAgccatttctttttcttaatgCTCTTTAGTCATGAGAATATTTTGTGATTTGTGGTGGTTTCTTATTTCATAGTGTTTGGTTCTGCTATTGTGTGTTGCATTTGGTCTGAGGACATTGTTGCATGTAACTTTTGACTAGTGGTGTGAGTATCTTGTGGAATTTTAATCACTAGTGGAATTAGTACTGGtctaaatttctaaaatcaacATATGTGTAACTGGATGGAGAAAATATGCAGATTTGCCTATCCTTCTTCGAAGTCAAAAACAAACAGGCCTCATGGTTCACTACTAAAGTTGAACGCTTTTACTGGGAATACTGGTACATAAATTTGAATGTGGCACATCATCCGAAAGGTCATCCTGGCAAGTCTCATCTTTCAAAAGTAGTTGACCCAGGAGGTACCatactttttttctccttttttggaaaacattttttCCGTACTGTTTTACAACTTGTTCGCTAGTCAGTTTTGTAAAGGGATGTAGTTAGTTTTGTAAAGGGATGCATAATCTTTTTTTCGCAGAGAGTGCATCTGAAGAGAGGAGTGCTCGGCGCACAGTGTTAGAATCATCTCTTCGTGAAGTTATGTTTCagataataaaatttgtaaatgaaAAAAAGGACCATATTCCTGCGATATCAAATCTTGATTGTGTCACATTTCCTTATGAGATCACTATCTCAAGGTAAATTCACTTTTCTCTAAGTTGTGAACATGCAAGTTTTGTTACTCATCGTAGATTCAGAAAACAAGTGGCTTTCCTATTATAGACTTCAAACTATCATTATTGATTTGTTTCTCTGGGTATTTGCTTTAATTTTCTGATTTATATTGATTGGAAATCTGAAGTGCATTTCATTTTCTTGAGTTTCTTCCTGCATGAAGAAGTTATAATCTGATTTGGTACTGCAATTTGGTTTTTATGTTATCTGTTTTCAACTTTTTTCCATTTTAAGTAGGTTATCAGCTTATGTGAGTATCCCTTttctttttgaaagaaaatatatcAAGGCCTTTACATGAGATAGAATATCTTCTAAATCTTCAAATCTGTGGGTTAATTGTCCAAGGCCTCACATATGGGAAAAAAGAATTATATCTTCAGTACCGATGTTCTCCTTGTCCGCATAAGTAGAAAGTCGGAGTGGAATAGGCTTATGATAACTAGTTGTCATATGTTAGTCTCGGTGTTCCTCGTCTCCCACTTCTAGCTTAAATTGATATCAATGCAGTTTATTTCTGGGTCTGATGACCTGCATGACTATTTTGGCTAATAATGTTCTCTTTTTCTCATATATGCTAATTTGTACAAGTTATGCACTTTCATGTGCCACTTTACTGTGCTTGAATTTGTTAATATGTTATTTTGGCTAAAGCCTAGCTACTTATGAAAGATTAAGTGTTTCAGGATATATATGGTTTTTGAGCCTCAAGTTTGGCAATAACACTCGCTCAAGTAATTGCCTTGTGCCAAAGACAAATGCTCAGCCACGGATCTAGTACTCAGATCTGTTTCTTCCTTCTACTTCAGTTTTattctaagttgctcggactcgggtgTCCAATATGGGTGCGGATTTAGAGATCGAGTCCTTCATAATCTAAATTCTTGGGGTTATGGATCTAGGTGCAGGTATTCggcttaaaataattcaaatatctaaaaatagagttaaCAAAATATGCCTGAATTATGGGGAACTATTTGGAAGGAAAGGAATGCACATATTTTTAAGAGCA comes from Capsicum annuum cultivar UCD-10X-F1 chromosome 2, UCD10Xv1.1, whole genome shotgun sequence and encodes:
- the LOC107853293 gene encoding autophagy-related protein 101, with translation MNCEVCQLKELDVEHFEIREILRCILHTIMFHRALGLLRPKDVDLELFDITYTECGDVEVEKKIEEKITQFIDRVEKHPNRKNQICLSFFEVKNKQASWFTTKVERFYWEYWYINLNVAHHPKGHPGKSHLSKVVDPGESASEERSARRTVLESSLREVMFQIIKFVNEKKDHIPAISNLDCVTFPYEITISSSSDSAFGMDVIRRMLQTGHPTMLS